The following proteins are co-located in the Corynebacterium aquilae DSM 44791 genome:
- a CDS encoding ABC transporter ATP-binding protein, which yields MTHPVTALGVRARDYGFRHSGRKDPAISHINLDIAPGERVLLVGPSGAGKSTLLAALGGVLGSSAEDGEHTGTLQAGSPGEVGMVLQDPEAQTIYTRVGDDVAFGCENRGIPADEIWPRVRHGLDVVGLEVPLWHNTAELSGGQKQRLALAGVIAMGAGLILLDEPTANLDPEGAVEVVKAVVDAVNDSGATLVVVEHRLELWVEHVDRMIVLGHGGRIVADGPPQEILDSHGEQLATQGVWVPEQRPSMLEATTAASSATQADNVRDAAVWTEQLQCGWDAQTPTASPRTVSIPLGQTTAITGANGVGKTTFALTIAGLLQPLSGTMGVHESIAQGLAGRPHDWSSTQLAKRISYVFQDPEAQFVASTVRDELLITAAAVSDSVPARGSLRRKRTADVPQHLHERADELLERLGLSHLAQANPFSLSGGQKRRLSVATALVASPSLVLLDEPTFGQDRNTFFELLELIKQLNGAGVTVAAITHDPTFVSHVADHHIELGA from the coding sequence ATGACCCATCCCGTCACTGCGCTCGGCGTTCGCGCGCGCGACTACGGCTTCCGTCACTCCGGGCGCAAAGACCCGGCCATTTCCCACATCAACCTCGATATCGCGCCTGGGGAGAGAGTGCTTCTGGTGGGGCCGTCAGGTGCTGGAAAATCCACATTGCTGGCTGCCTTGGGTGGCGTACTTGGTTCCAGCGCGGAAGATGGGGAACACACGGGCACTTTGCAGGCGGGCAGCCCCGGTGAGGTGGGGATGGTGCTGCAAGATCCGGAGGCACAAACCATCTACACCCGTGTCGGCGATGACGTTGCCTTCGGGTGCGAGAATCGGGGAATTCCGGCGGACGAGATTTGGCCGCGGGTGCGCCACGGCTTGGATGTCGTCGGCCTGGAGGTGCCGCTGTGGCACAACACCGCTGAGCTGTCTGGTGGACAAAAACAGCGGCTGGCGCTTGCTGGGGTGATCGCCATGGGGGCGGGCTTGATTCTGTTGGATGAGCCCACCGCCAATCTTGACCCGGAGGGTGCCGTTGAGGTGGTGAAGGCCGTCGTCGATGCGGTCAACGATTCAGGGGCGACGCTGGTGGTGGTGGAGCACCGCTTGGAACTGTGGGTCGAACACGTCGATCGGATGATCGTCTTGGGCCATGGGGGCCGGATTGTGGCTGATGGACCGCCACAGGAGATTTTGGATAGTCATGGCGAGCAGCTGGCCACCCAAGGGGTGTGGGTGCCGGAGCAACGCCCCAGCATGCTGGAGGCGACCACGGCCGCCTCATCAGCTACCCAGGCAGACAATGTGCGAGATGCGGCGGTGTGGACCGAGCAGCTGCAGTGCGGTTGGGATGCGCAAACTCCCACGGCGAGTCCACGCACTGTTTCTATCCCGCTGGGGCAGACCACCGCGATCACAGGCGCAAATGGGGTGGGTAAGACCACTTTTGCGTTGACGATTGCAGGGCTTCTACAGCCTTTGAGTGGCACTATGGGGGTGCATGAGTCGATCGCCCAGGGGTTGGCTGGGCGCCCTCATGATTGGTCGAGCACCCAATTGGCGAAAAGGATTTCCTACGTTTTTCAGGACCCGGAAGCCCAGTTTGTTGCCAGCACTGTGCGTGATGAGTTGCTGATTACTGCGGCTGCGGTCTCCGACAGCGTGCCGGCGCGAGGTTCACTGCGCCGGAAAAGAACTGCCGACGTGCCGCAACACTTGCACGAGCGTGCCGATGAGCTGCTTGAGCGCCTCGGGTTGAGCCACCTGGCGCAGGCTAATCCTTTTAGTTTGTCCGGTGGGCAAAAGCGACGTTTGTCGGTGGCGACGGCGCTGGTGGCTTCTCCCAGTTTGGTGTTGTTGGATGAGCCCACTTTCGGCCAGGATCGCAATACGTTCTTCGAGTTGTTGGAGCTGATTAAACAGCTCAACGGCGCTGGGGTGACTGTTGCGGCCATTACCCACGATCCCACCTTCGTATCCCATGTCGCCGACCATCACATTGAATTGGGAGCCTGA
- a CDS encoding ECF transporter S component, with protein sequence MTQSSPSTTSTTSTATSTRSWRIVDIVVASVLAVAVGLIFVLWNSAGYAWYTAANTLTPGLGGIATGGWLIGGVLGGLIIRKPGAALYVELLAALFSVAFGSPWSLTTLYSGLAQGLGAELVFALFAYRAFGVKTAMLAGMGAAAVEFLYEGLTGTFAKGIEYSAIYGVTMLISGAVIAGLLMHLLVRALAATGALDRFAAGRERQQLI encoded by the coding sequence ATGACCCAGTCATCCCCATCCACCACATCCACCACATCCACCGCCACCTCCACGCGCTCCTGGCGCATCGTCGACATCGTCGTCGCCAGTGTGCTCGCCGTCGCGGTCGGCCTGATCTTCGTGTTGTGGAACTCCGCAGGCTACGCCTGGTACACCGCAGCCAACACCCTCACCCCGGGCCTGGGTGGCATCGCCACTGGCGGCTGGCTCATCGGTGGCGTGCTGGGCGGACTGATCATCCGGAAGCCCGGTGCTGCCCTGTACGTCGAACTGCTCGCCGCGCTGTTTTCCGTGGCCTTTGGTAGCCCGTGGTCGCTGACGACCTTGTATTCCGGCCTAGCCCAGGGCTTAGGCGCGGAACTAGTGTTCGCGTTGTTTGCCTACCGTGCCTTCGGCGTCAAAACCGCCATGCTCGCAGGTATGGGAGCAGCTGCCGTCGAATTCCTCTACGAGGGCCTGACCGGAACTTTCGCCAAAGGGATTGAGTATTCCGCCATCTACGGCGTCACCATGCTCATTAGCGGTGCGGTGATTGCCGGCTTGTTGATGCACCTTCTGGTGCGGGCGCTGGCCGCCACTGGCGCACTGGATCGTTTTGCTGCCGGCCGTGAACGCCAACAGTTGATCTAA
- a CDS encoding energy-coupling factor transporter transmembrane component T family protein, whose translation MNVIAGTNPVARILAVMIIGTPLLITVDIVSALVTVVITWLLAPLCGVSWKKMATALIPVWIAAPLAGISMLLYGQPGGQEYLTLWLITISDNSITLAIAIMLRILAIASPVVIAAAGMDPTELGDALSQVAHLPSRFVIGAIAGARLGSLFRRDWAQLERSRRSRGLGDETTLARLSNQTFALLVLALRRGTKLATAMEARGFGGPTRRTWARPSRLHRCDLVLVCASVLIPTAALGLAIITGSFTIFGLS comes from the coding sequence GTGAACGTGATTGCCGGCACCAACCCGGTTGCCCGGATCCTGGCTGTGATGATTATCGGCACCCCGCTGTTGATCACCGTCGATATTGTTTCTGCTCTGGTGACGGTCGTTATCACCTGGCTGCTTGCGCCACTGTGCGGGGTGAGCTGGAAGAAGATGGCGACCGCGCTGATCCCGGTGTGGATCGCTGCCCCGCTGGCGGGCATCAGCATGTTGCTCTACGGTCAGCCTGGCGGGCAGGAGTACCTCACCCTGTGGCTGATCACGATTAGTGATAATTCCATCACCTTGGCGATCGCTATCATGTTGCGCATCCTGGCGATTGCGAGCCCGGTGGTCATTGCGGCTGCCGGGATGGATCCCACGGAGCTAGGTGATGCGTTGTCTCAGGTGGCGCACCTTCCCAGCCGATTTGTGATTGGCGCGATTGCAGGTGCGCGACTCGGGTCTTTGTTTAGGCGCGATTGGGCGCAGCTGGAACGCTCCCGCCGCAGCAGGGGGCTGGGCGATGAAACCACCCTGGCGCGGTTGTCTAATCAGACCTTTGCGTTGTTGGTGTTGGCGCTTCGGCGGGGCACGAAACTTGCCACCGCTATGGAAGCCCGCGGCTTTGGCGGGCCCACGCGCCGCACCTGGGCGCGACCCTCCCGCCTGCATCGCTGTGACCTGGTCCTGGTGTGCGCCTCTGTCCTCATTCCGACCGCGGCTTTGGGGCTGGCGATCATCACCGGCAGTTTCACCATCTTTGGTCTTTCCTAA
- a CDS encoding DUF4232 domain-containing protein encodes MLQLFSSDTRAGGRLTLTGACCLALLTSGCSLLDSQETDTAQPQQLAADSSPADTRTPTPDADATQAPDSNVVAAPSDTAEHPIMREACQPQQLAISVTPTDAGAGHQYYAITATNNGPHCTLAGFPGISAVDAQGQQIGAAAEREDAHDPGPVRLGPKGQAQATLRLTNAHLMDPATCAPTPAAGLKIYPPNSYDSTTVPFDSVVCAKGATTLTTGPFTQK; translated from the coding sequence ATGTTGCAATTGTTTTCTTCTGATACTCGGGCCGGTGGCCGCCTCACCCTCACCGGAGCGTGTTGCCTCGCACTGCTCACCAGCGGTTGCAGCCTGCTTGATTCGCAGGAAACGGACACTGCTCAACCCCAACAGCTCGCCGCGGACAGCTCCCCCGCCGATACCCGCACCCCCACCCCGGATGCCGACGCGACACAAGCCCCCGACAGCAACGTAGTGGCTGCGCCATCAGACACTGCCGAACACCCCATCATGCGGGAGGCCTGCCAGCCACAGCAGCTCGCCATCAGCGTCACCCCCACCGACGCCGGCGCAGGCCACCAGTACTACGCGATCACCGCGACCAACAATGGCCCGCACTGCACCCTGGCAGGATTTCCCGGTATTTCCGCGGTTGATGCACAGGGTCAACAGATCGGCGCCGCCGCCGAGCGCGAGGATGCCCACGATCCAGGCCCCGTACGCCTGGGACCAAAGGGGCAGGCACAGGCAACCCTGAGACTCACCAACGCACACCTTATGGATCCGGCGACATGCGCCCCCACCCCGGCTGCGGGGCTAAAAATCTACCCCCCGAACTCCTACGACTCCACCACAGTGCCTTTCGACTCAGTGGTGTGCGCCAAGGGAGCCACCACCCTCACCACGGGTCCGTTCACCCAGAAATAG
- a CDS encoding S1 family peptidase, producing MAHRTRSTTLAGLMGAGMLAISALSAAPPADALILAGPVTAGVAQSAVASLKLGNASCTGTLIAPEWILTARHCVGEGAGNAISVGAGIGGHARRATDVIMSPYADLALVRLDAPVDARPAVLGRGHLQPGQQGTIAGWGSSLLVAKQTPGTVGHRFLAGENMISPPGSAYLDVATHGGRLTKGDSGGPLLMGDEVVAVASMANTAAPLPVAGTRAFYVPVAEHLEWISRHTGIVVAPAFGVPQPPVSPDVAAANTSSFGSS from the coding sequence ATGGCCCACCGCACACGCTCCACCACACTGGCCGGCCTCATGGGCGCCGGGATGCTAGCCATTTCCGCCCTTAGTGCTGCACCGCCCGCCGACGCGCTGATTTTGGCGGGACCGGTGACCGCAGGCGTGGCCCAGTCGGCGGTCGCCTCGCTAAAACTAGGTAATGCCAGCTGCACCGGCACCCTGATTGCCCCCGAATGGATTCTCACCGCCCGCCACTGTGTTGGCGAAGGCGCCGGTAATGCGATCTCTGTGGGCGCCGGCATCGGCGGGCACGCCCGGCGCGCCACCGACGTCATCATGAGCCCCTACGCGGACTTGGCGCTGGTGCGCCTGGACGCCCCAGTTGATGCCCGACCCGCAGTGTTAGGCCGCGGGCACCTGCAGCCCGGCCAGCAGGGAACAATCGCCGGCTGGGGTTCCTCGCTATTGGTCGCCAAGCAGACCCCCGGCACGGTAGGCCACCGGTTTTTGGCCGGCGAGAACATGATCTCGCCGCCCGGCTCCGCCTATCTGGATGTGGCAACCCACGGCGGTCGGCTCACCAAGGGCGATTCGGGTGGCCCGCTGTTGATGGGTGATGAGGTGGTGGCGGTGGCCAGCATGGCTAACACCGCAGCCCCTTTGCCGGTGGCCGGCACCCGCGCATTCTATGTTCCGGTGGCCGAGCACCTGGAGTGGATTTCCCGACACACAGGCATTGTCGTGGCCCCGGCGTTCGGAGTGCCACAACCCCCGGTGTCGCCCGATGTGGCAGCCGCGAATACTTCTAGCTTCGGCTCCAGCTAG
- a CDS encoding peptide ABC transporter substrate-binding protein, giving the protein MSVKKFLTIPLSAALACTVVACSSDSGSSSASGGEGGGDNYILVNGTEPQNPLVPADTNETGGGKIIDQIFSGLVYYDSDGKEHNDLAEKIETEDSQLYTITVRKDAKFSDGSPVKAENFVKAWNYAVANDLMSASFMEPIKGYAEGAKEMEGLKIVDDQTFTVELTQPEADFPLRLGYSAFFPLPDVAYDDIKAYGDNPVSNGPYKLAEWNHDTDALIVPNPEYNGPREVKNDGVKFVFYPQQDAAYADLLSGQLDVLDSVPDNALTAFETDLDGRSVNQPAAVFQSFTIPERLEHFSGEEGNLRRQAISMAINRDEVTDKIFQKSRTPAKDFTSPVIAGYSDDIKGSEVLKYDPEKAKELWAKADEISPWSGKFEIAYNADGGHQGWVDAVTNSIRNTLGIDAEGKPYPDFKSFRDDISKHTITTAFRTGWQADYPGLGNFLVPLYTTGASSNDGEYSSPEFDAAMKKAAGATSVDESNKLYNDGQEILFKDLPATPLWYSNATGGWADTVDNVKFNWKSVPDYNEITKK; this is encoded by the coding sequence GTGTCTGTTAAGAAGTTTCTGACCATCCCTCTCAGCGCCGCACTGGCCTGCACCGTGGTTGCCTGCTCGTCCGACAGCGGCAGCTCCAGCGCATCCGGTGGTGAAGGCGGAGGAGACAACTACATCCTCGTCAACGGCACTGAGCCGCAGAACCCGCTCGTCCCGGCCGACACCAACGAAACCGGCGGCGGCAAGATCATCGACCAGATCTTCTCCGGCCTGGTCTACTACGATTCCGACGGCAAGGAGCACAACGACCTTGCCGAGAAGATCGAGACCGAGGACTCCCAGCTCTACACCATCACCGTTCGCAAGGACGCGAAGTTCTCCGACGGCAGCCCCGTCAAGGCCGAAAACTTCGTCAAGGCATGGAACTACGCCGTCGCCAACGACCTGATGAGCGCCTCCTTCATGGAGCCCATCAAGGGCTACGCCGAGGGCGCCAAGGAAATGGAAGGCCTGAAGATCGTCGACGACCAGACCTTCACCGTCGAGCTGACCCAGCCGGAAGCTGACTTCCCGCTGCGTCTCGGCTACTCCGCCTTCTTCCCGCTGCCCGACGTCGCCTACGACGACATCAAGGCATACGGCGACAACCCGGTGTCCAACGGCCCCTACAAGCTCGCCGAGTGGAACCACGACACCGACGCCCTGATCGTGCCGAACCCGGAGTACAACGGCCCCCGCGAGGTCAAAAACGACGGCGTGAAGTTCGTCTTCTACCCGCAGCAGGACGCCGCTTACGCTGACCTGCTCTCCGGCCAGCTCGACGTGCTTGACTCCGTCCCGGACAACGCCCTGACTGCCTTCGAGACCGACCTGGATGGACGTTCCGTCAACCAGCCCGCCGCTGTCTTCCAGTCCTTCACCATCCCGGAGCGCCTCGAGCACTTCTCCGGCGAGGAAGGCAACCTGCGCCGCCAGGCTATCTCCATGGCGATCAACCGCGACGAGGTCACCGATAAGATCTTCCAGAAGTCCCGCACCCCCGCCAAGGACTTCACCTCCCCGGTCATCGCCGGCTACAGCGACGACATCAAGGGCAGCGAGGTGCTGAAGTACGACCCGGAGAAGGCCAAGGAACTGTGGGCCAAGGCCGATGAGATCAGCCCCTGGTCCGGCAAGTTCGAGATCGCCTACAACGCCGACGGTGGCCACCAGGGCTGGGTCGATGCGGTCACCAACAGCATCCGCAACACCCTGGGCATTGACGCGGAAGGCAAGCCCTACCCGGACTTCAAGTCCTTCCGTGACGACATCTCCAAGCACACCATCACCACCGCCTTCCGCACCGGCTGGCAGGCCGACTACCCCGGCCTGGGTAACTTCCTGGTGCCGCTGTACACCACCGGCGCATCCTCCAACGACGGCGAATACTCCTCCCCGGAGTTCGACGCAGCCATGAAGAAGGCAGCCGGCGCCACCTCCGTCGACGAGTCCAACAAGCTCTACAACGACGGCCAGGAAATCCTGTTCAAGGATCTGCCCGCCACCCCGCTGTGGTACTCCAACGCCACCGGCGGCTGGGCCGACACCGTGGACAACGTCAAGTTCAACTGGAAGTCTGTCCCGGACTACAACGAGATCACCAAGAAGTAA
- the arsC gene encoding arsenate reductase (glutaredoxin) (This arsenate reductase requires both glutathione and glutaredoxin to convert arsenate to arsenite, after which the efflux transporter formed by ArsA and ArsB can extrude the arsenite from the cell, providing resistance.), with the protein MTSFTILHNPRCSKSRAALALLEHSGYPVEVVAYLNTPPSAEELQTICANSGLSPAQLLRDGEAEYHEAGLHRDCTDAEIIAAMVRFPKLINRPIVIRQPDGATVLGRPTSTVAELIESAH; encoded by the coding sequence ATGACGAGCTTCACCATCCTCCACAACCCCCGCTGCAGCAAATCCCGCGCGGCCCTGGCACTTCTCGAACATTCCGGCTACCCCGTAGAAGTAGTCGCCTACCTCAACACCCCGCCGAGCGCGGAAGAACTGCAAACCATCTGCGCCAATTCGGGGCTCAGCCCCGCGCAGTTGTTGCGCGATGGCGAAGCCGAATACCACGAAGCAGGCCTTCATCGGGATTGCACCGATGCCGAGATCATCGCGGCCATGGTGCGTTTCCCGAAACTGATCAACCGCCCCATTGTGATCCGACAGCCCGACGGCGCGACCGTGTTGGGCCGCCCCACCAGCACCGTTGCCGAACTGATCGAAAGCGCTCACTAA
- a CDS encoding NUDIX domain-containing protein, whose product MTSTTDSYLERARSAHIILIDGPSGSGKTTFATYLSTVLDRPLVHLDDIYPGWEGLAAAGTIVARDVLDPHRPHLTRWDWAKNTTGVTETLDHSRGLIIEGAGSITSDTLAAAQALGPTLTILIDAPEAVRKTRALARDDSYEPYWDTWAAQERQHFAKHPGADITYHHKQLPLLVLSAMIISNDEGEILHVRKTGTTSFIMPGGKREPGESPQETARREIAEELGLDTAGEALDFVGTFYEKAANEANTAVVCDVFRLCRSHTELPEPQAEIAEVRFLSPDSSLSTIAPLSRRVFAHLRDSITGNH is encoded by the coding sequence ATGACTTCCACAACAGACTCCTACCTTGAGCGCGCCCGCAGCGCCCACATCATCTTGATCGATGGGCCCAGTGGCTCCGGGAAAACCACCTTCGCCACCTATTTGTCCACCGTGTTGGATCGCCCGTTGGTGCACTTGGACGACATCTATCCCGGGTGGGAGGGGTTGGCGGCGGCCGGCACCATCGTTGCCCGCGATGTGCTTGATCCGCACCGGCCGCACCTAACCCGGTGGGATTGGGCCAAAAACACCACTGGCGTCACCGAAACTCTCGACCACTCCCGCGGGTTGATCATTGAAGGTGCCGGCAGCATCACCAGTGACACGCTTGCCGCCGCACAAGCATTGGGCCCCACCTTGACCATCCTCATCGACGCCCCCGAGGCGGTGCGGAAAACCCGGGCGCTGGCCCGGGATGATTCATACGAGCCTTATTGGGACACCTGGGCGGCCCAAGAACGCCAACACTTCGCCAAGCACCCGGGTGCTGACATCACCTATCACCACAAGCAGTTGCCCCTGCTGGTGCTGTCCGCCATGATTATCAGCAACGATGAAGGCGAGATCCTTCACGTCCGGAAAACCGGCACCACCAGCTTCATCATGCCCGGCGGGAAACGCGAGCCAGGGGAGAGCCCGCAGGAGACCGCGCGTCGGGAAATCGCCGAAGAACTTGGCCTGGACACCGCCGGCGAAGCACTGGACTTTGTGGGCACTTTCTATGAAAAAGCCGCCAATGAGGCCAATACCGCGGTGGTGTGCGACGTGTTTCGGCTGTGCCGCAGCCACACTGAGCTGCCCGAGCCCCAAGCGGAAATCGCCGAGGTGCGTTTCCTTTCCCCCGACAGCTCCTTGAGCACCATCGCGCCCCTATCCAGGCGCGTGTTTGCGCATCTGCGCGACAGCATTACCGGCAACCACTAA
- a CDS encoding DUF402 domain-containing protein — protein sequence MADLHPVKAETFSVKELTNTDPKGFLRDVDTYQVTDFGLYMARGADHPDFGYLESWLIPQLGLRANIFHYRPGHDRTEDFYFDIADITVDGDVWSTRDLYVDLLSTVGNPVDVDDIDELAAATSAGLITADEAERAIETTLTAVDGITRNGDDPMAWLKSIGIELTWADNVELAPAG from the coding sequence ATGGCTGATCTGCACCCCGTCAAGGCCGAGACGTTTTCCGTCAAGGAACTGACCAACACCGACCCCAAAGGTTTCCTCCGCGACGTCGACACCTACCAGGTCACCGACTTCGGCCTCTACATGGCCCGCGGCGCCGACCACCCGGACTTCGGCTACCTGGAAAGCTGGCTGATCCCACAGCTGGGACTGCGCGCCAACATCTTCCACTACCGCCCCGGACACGATCGCACCGAAGACTTCTACTTCGACATCGCCGACATCACCGTCGATGGGGACGTGTGGTCCACCCGGGATCTCTACGTCGATCTTTTGTCCACCGTCGGCAACCCCGTCGATGTGGATGACATCGACGAGCTGGCCGCCGCCACCTCCGCCGGGCTGATCACCGCCGATGAGGCAGAACGCGCCATCGAAACCACCCTCACCGCCGTCGACGGCATCACCCGCAACGGCGACGACCCGATGGCCTGGCTGAAATCCATCGGCATCGAGTTGACCTGGGCAGACAACGTCGAATTGGCCCCCGCCGGCTAG
- the typA gene encoding translational GTPase TypA, producing the protein MTQTEFRNVAIVAHVDHGKTTLVDAMLRQSGAFDAHAELVDRVMDSGDLEKEKGITILAKNTAIRRQGAGKDGQDLIINVIDTPGHADFGGEVERALSMVDGVVLLIDASEGPLPQTRFVLGKALAAKMPVIIVVNKTDRPDARIDEVVEEAHDLLLELASTLEDPEAAEAAEGLLDLPVLYASGREGKASTTNPGNGNVPEAADLQELFDVLYETLPEPTAQLDAPLQAHVTNLDSSSFLGRIGLVRVHAGTLKKGQQVAWIHYDSEGNQHTKTAKIAELLRTVGVTRVPTDEVIAGDIAAISGIEEIMIGDTLADLENPIALPRITVDEPAISMTIGVNTSPLAGRGGGDKLTARVVKSRLDQELIGNVSIKVLPTERPDAWEVQGRGEMALSILVETMRREGFELTVGKPQVVPRTIDGKLYEPYEHMVIDVPSEYQGNVTQLMAARKGQMVHMDNTGSDWVRMEYKVPARGLIGFRTTFMTETRGTGIANHYSEGYEPWAGEIKDRATGSLVADRSGQITAYALQQLADRGSFFVEPGTEAYEGMVVGANNRDEDMDINITREKKLTNMRSATADATVTLAKARNLSLEEAMEFCGQDECVEVTPETIRVRKVILNATERGRARAREKQRNK; encoded by the coding sequence GTGACCCAAACCGAGTTCCGTAACGTCGCCATCGTCGCGCACGTTGACCATGGCAAAACCACCCTTGTTGACGCGATGCTGCGCCAGTCTGGCGCCTTTGATGCGCACGCTGAGTTGGTCGATAGGGTCATGGACTCCGGCGACCTGGAAAAGGAAAAGGGCATCACCATCCTGGCGAAGAACACTGCGATTCGTCGTCAGGGTGCCGGCAAGGATGGCCAGGACCTCATTATTAACGTCATCGACACCCCCGGCCACGCCGACTTCGGTGGCGAGGTGGAGCGCGCACTGTCCATGGTTGACGGTGTGGTGCTGCTGATTGATGCTTCCGAAGGTCCGCTGCCCCAGACCCGCTTCGTGCTGGGCAAGGCTCTGGCCGCGAAAATGCCGGTCATCATCGTGGTCAACAAGACCGACCGCCCCGATGCCCGTATCGATGAGGTTGTCGAGGAAGCACACGACCTGCTGCTCGAGCTGGCCTCCACCCTGGAAGATCCCGAGGCTGCTGAGGCCGCCGAGGGTCTGCTGGATCTGCCCGTGCTGTACGCCTCCGGCCGTGAAGGCAAGGCGTCGACCACCAACCCGGGCAACGGCAACGTGCCTGAGGCTGCGGACCTGCAGGAACTGTTCGACGTGCTCTACGAGACCCTGCCCGAGCCGACCGCCCAGCTGGACGCTCCGCTGCAGGCACACGTCACCAACCTGGACTCCTCCTCCTTCCTGGGCCGTATCGGCCTGGTGCGCGTGCACGCCGGCACCTTGAAGAAGGGGCAGCAGGTGGCCTGGATTCACTACGACTCCGAAGGTAACCAGCACACCAAGACCGCGAAGATCGCGGAGCTTTTGCGCACCGTCGGTGTGACCCGTGTGCCCACCGATGAGGTCATCGCCGGCGATATCGCCGCGATCTCCGGCATCGAGGAAATCATGATCGGCGACACCCTCGCCGATCTGGAAAACCCCATCGCTTTGCCGCGTATCACCGTCGATGAGCCGGCGATCTCCATGACCATCGGTGTGAACACCTCCCCGCTGGCCGGTCGCGGTGGCGGCGACAAGCTGACCGCCCGCGTGGTCAAGTCCCGCCTGGACCAGGAGCTCATCGGTAACGTCTCCATCAAGGTGCTGCCCACCGAGCGTCCCGACGCCTGGGAAGTCCAGGGCCGTGGCGAGATGGCCCTGTCCATTCTCGTGGAGACCATGCGTCGCGAAGGCTTCGAATTGACCGTCGGTAAGCCGCAGGTGGTGCCGCGCACCATCGACGGCAAGTTGTACGAGCCCTATGAGCACATGGTCATCGACGTGCCCAGCGAATACCAGGGCAACGTCACCCAGCTGATGGCCGCCCGCAAGGGCCAGATGGTGCACATGGATAACACCGGTTCTGACTGGGTGCGCATGGAATACAAGGTTCCGGCCCGTGGCCTGATCGGCTTCCGCACCACCTTCATGACCGAAACCCGCGGCACCGGTATCGCAAACCACTACTCCGAGGGCTACGAGCCGTGGGCCGGCGAGATCAAGGATCGCGCCACCGGCTCCCTGGTGGCTGACCGCTCCGGCCAGATCACCGCCTACGCCCTGCAGCAGCTCGCTGATCGTGGTTCCTTCTTCGTCGAGCCCGGCACCGAAGCCTATGAGGGCATGGTCGTCGGCGCGAACAACCGCGACGAAGACATGGACATCAACATCACCCGTGAGAAGAAGCTCACCAACATGCGCTCCGCCACCGCGGACGCCACGGTGACCCTCGCCAAGGCCCGCAACCTCTCCCTGGAAGAAGCCATGGAGTTCTGTGGCCAGGACGAGTGCGTGGAGGTCACCCCGGAGACCATCCGCGTGCGCAAGGTGATCCTCAATGCCACCGAGCGTGGCCGCGCCCGCGCCCGCGAGAAGCAGCGCAACAAGTAA
- a CDS encoding DUF2218 domain-containing protein: MLYSHALVLTQRPARYGKQMAAHFAHKLETSWDGEMGTLLFVGRGKDCDDPRFAYEGTAVVTMTCVEQGLDIVIDAPEELLSRFEGVVVRHLVRFGASEDLAVTFEQKQRAE; the protein is encoded by the coding sequence ATGTTGTATTCCCATGCATTAGTTCTTACGCAACGACCTGCCCGCTACGGCAAACAGATGGCTGCTCACTTCGCGCACAAGCTGGAAACCAGCTGGGATGGCGAAATGGGAACCCTGCTTTTTGTGGGCCGCGGAAAAGATTGCGATGATCCCCGCTTCGCCTATGAGGGCACCGCTGTTGTGACGATGACCTGTGTTGAGCAGGGGCTTGACATCGTTATCGACGCGCCGGAGGAGCTTCTCTCGCGCTTCGAAGGCGTAGTCGTGCGTCACCTGGTTCGCTTTGGGGCTAGCGAAGACCTTGCGGTCACCTTCGAACAAAAGCAGCGCGCCGAGTAG